The following are from one region of the Prevotella communis genome:
- a CDS encoding endonuclease/exonuclease/phosphatase family protein, producing MKVIKNILVGVLTGASVVTVLLLLLVGYSDRIDPVDHPMLACLGMFLPFAVVANILFIPIWVIFKWKRVWIPVVGLVLAYAPIRTYFPINFNADKEPPAEGIKVVSYNVCGFGGNYKYEQAVDTVAGYLKRIDADIVCLQEDMGGKGGNGFEKMKELYPYNDTIHFSNDVIFNAIGIHTRYPIIRKERLPMSSRSNGAIAYFLQVEEDTVIVVNNHLESTHLSSEERNRYQEVLKGEVERDSAEAELWYILKKLSLHMADRAIQARTVNEFVETHSSYPIILCGDFNDTPVSYTRHTVATHLNDCFVSAGCGLGLSFNRKGFNLRIDHMMCSDDYEPVRCYVDNEMDASDHYPIVCWLKKARNQ from the coding sequence GTGAAGGTTATCAAGAATATATTGGTTGGCGTGCTGACGGGAGCCAGTGTGGTGACAGTCTTGCTGCTGTTGCTGGTTGGCTATAGCGACAGGATTGATCCTGTAGATCATCCTATGCTGGCATGTCTGGGCATGTTTCTTCCCTTCGCCGTAGTAGCCAATATCCTGTTTATACCCATCTGGGTTATCTTCAAATGGAAACGTGTATGGATTCCCGTTGTGGGACTGGTGCTCGCGTATGCACCCATACGTACCTATTTCCCTATCAATTTCAATGCTGATAAAGAACCGCCTGCAGAAGGTATCAAGGTGGTGTCGTATAATGTCTGTGGCTTTGGCGGCAACTATAAATACGAGCAGGCTGTTGATACGGTGGCTGGCTATCTGAAACGGATAGATGCCGATATCGTGTGTTTGCAGGAAGACATGGGAGGCAAGGGTGGAAATGGCTTTGAAAAGATGAAGGAACTCTATCCCTACAACGATACCATCCATTTCTCTAATGACGTTATTTTCAACGCGATAGGCATCCATACCCGTTACCCTATCATCCGTAAGGAACGCCTCCCCATGTCGTCAAGAAGCAATGGTGCGATAGCCTATTTCCTGCAAGTTGAGGAAGACACGGTTATCGTTGTCAACAACCACCTGGAGAGTACCCATCTTTCCAGTGAGGAGCGTAATCGCTATCAGGAGGTGCTGAAGGGCGAAGTGGAGCGCGATTCTGCGGAGGCTGAGTTGTGGTATATCCTGAAGAAACTATCGCTGCATATGGCCGACCGTGCGATTCAAGCAAGGACGGTCAATGAGTTTGTGGAAACGCACAGTAGCTATCCCATTATCCTCTGTGGCGACTTCAACGATACGCCTGTTTCCTATACCCGTCATACCGTTGCTACCCATCTGAATGACTGCTTTGTATCAGCAGGTTGCGGTCTTGGTCTGTCATTTAATCGGAAGGGCTTTAATCTCCGTATAGACCATATGATGTGCTCAGATGATTACGAGCCCGTACGCTGTTACGTAGATAACGAAATGGATGCCAGCGACCATTATCCCATCGTTTGTTGGTTGAAAAAGGCGCGGAATCAATAA
- the pgeF gene encoding peptidoglycan editing factor PgeF: MKIPSLQYYHIAEGLTAFSSMRKGGYSTGRYGEFNINRYCGDSDEAIRKNREALCRLLDITDDRLLMPHQVHKAEIAVIGEQLDVDLEGYDALMTNVEDVCIGVSTADCIPVLLYDPRQRAVCAVHAGWRGTVMRIVEQSIARMTEVYGTNPADLIAQIGPGIHLESFEVGDEVYQAFEDAGFPMESISRKYEKWHLDLPECNRLQLISAGVPDAHISVSPVCTYMQSDTYFSARRLGIESGRIFTGIILRRRD, from the coding sequence ATGAAGATACCAAGTTTGCAATACTATCATATAGCTGAGGGCCTCACCGCCTTCAGCTCTATGCGTAAAGGGGGCTATAGCACAGGGCGCTATGGCGAGTTTAATATCAACAGATATTGTGGTGATAGCGATGAGGCTATCCGCAAGAATCGCGAGGCGCTGTGCCGCCTTCTGGATATTACCGACGACCGTCTGCTGATGCCGCATCAGGTCCACAAAGCCGAGATAGCTGTGATTGGCGAACAGTTGGATGTTGACCTTGAGGGCTATGATGCGCTGATGACCAATGTGGAGGATGTGTGTATCGGCGTCTCTACAGCCGACTGTATCCCCGTGTTGCTCTATGACCCACGGCAGCGTGCCGTCTGTGCCGTTCATGCCGGCTGGCGAGGCACGGTGATGCGCATTGTGGAGCAGTCCATAGCAAGGATGACGGAAGTTTACGGCACCAATCCCGCAGACCTTATCGCACAGATAGGACCAGGCATCCACCTGGAGAGTTTCGAGGTGGGCGACGAGGTATATCAGGCCTTTGAAGATGCGGGATTTCCGATGGAATCCATCAGCAGAAAATATGAGAAATGGCATCTTGACTTGCCTGAGTGCAACCGCTTGCAGTTGATTTCCGCAGGCGTGCCAGATGCGCACATCAGCGTGTCGCCCGTGTGCACCTATATGCAGTCAGACACCTATTTCTCAGCCCGCCGACTGGGCATCGAGTCGGGTCGCATCTTCACGGGTATTATCCTAAGAAGAAGAGACTGA
- a CDS encoding metallophosphoesterase, with translation MWFLLFMILPFAGLAYVGWHIWVLLPLASIWKGLILTTGIACFFMLFLNFSGALEKIPLPLSRILYETGTTTILVLLYLVILFLVLDLGRLVHLVPRSWLYANGVTSVAILGMMLTVFLCGNIHYHNKVRVALNLQTTKPLKKDYTIVMASDLHLGYHNTRSDLAKWVDMMNAEQPDLILIAGDIIDISVRPLFEEKMAEEFHRLQAPVYACLGNHEYYSNEPRAQQFYTDAGIHLLKDSCVVADDLCIIGRDDRTNRHRLAIRKLMQQADSTKYQILLDHQPYYLEQAEQAGIDFQLSGHTHEGQIWPVSWITHHLYECSWGSYQRSNTHYYVSSGLGIWGGKYRIGTQSEYIVLKLTPKRQ, from the coding sequence ATGTGGTTCTTACTCTTCATGATACTTCCCTTTGCAGGACTTGCCTATGTTGGTTGGCATATATGGGTGCTACTGCCATTGGCCAGTATATGGAAAGGCTTGATTCTGACAACAGGCATCGCTTGTTTCTTTATGCTGTTCCTCAATTTCAGTGGCGCTTTGGAGAAAATTCCCCTACCCCTTTCGCGTATTCTCTATGAGACAGGTACCACAACGATTCTTGTCCTGCTCTATCTGGTCATCCTGTTCCTGGTGCTCGACTTGGGCCGACTTGTGCACCTGGTACCTCGTTCGTGGCTTTATGCCAACGGGGTCACATCAGTGGCTATCCTGGGGATGATGCTCACCGTGTTTCTCTGCGGAAATATCCATTATCACAATAAGGTACGCGTGGCGCTGAACCTGCAGACCACGAAACCCCTGAAGAAAGACTACACCATCGTGATGGCCAGCGACCTGCACCTGGGTTACCATAACACACGCAGCGATCTGGCCAAATGGGTGGATATGATGAATGCCGAACAGCCTGACCTCATTTTGATTGCCGGCGACATCATCGACATCAGCGTACGCCCGTTGTTTGAAGAAAAGATGGCAGAAGAATTCCATCGCCTGCAGGCTCCCGTCTATGCCTGTCTGGGTAATCATGAATACTATAGTAACGAACCACGCGCACAGCAATTCTATACTGATGCAGGCATCCATCTGCTAAAAGACTCTTGCGTTGTTGCAGACGACCTCTGTATCATTGGACGCGATGATCGTACCAATAGGCATCGCCTAGCCATCAGAAAACTGATGCAGCAGGCCGACAGTACGAAATATCAGATTCTGCTAGATCATCAGCCCTATTATCTGGAACAAGCTGAGCAAGCAGGTATCGACTTCCAACTGAGCGGACATACCCACGAGGGACAGATCTGGCCTGTCTCATGGATCACCCATCATCTCTACGAATGTTCATGGGGCAGTTATCAACGCAGTAACACCCACTATTACGTCAGTAGCGGTCTTGGCATCTGGGGAGGCAAATACCGTATTGGCACCCAATCGGAGTATATTGTATTAAAGCTAACGCCTAAACGCCAGTAA
- a CDS encoding mannose-1-phosphate guanylyltransferase, giving the protein MNISKSNYCIILAGGRGKRLWPSSRMERPKQFLDFFGTGRTQLQDTFCRMTSIVPKENIYVCTCKEYEHWVHEQLPELQDGCLMIEPINRNTAGSVAWAMLNIQKRDENASIVIVPSDQYITGEDAFKRNVIDGLDLVGQKDMVLVMGIKPTRPEPGYGYIQMGSNGEFDHVYRIQSFVEKPEREFAQIFMDSGEFLWNTGLILSNARHLRHCLRELFMELFAPGMCENQNYTIDQVIGYIERNYASLPNVAIDQGLLQQGNQVYVMQVDFGWADMGTWHSIYEFMSHGTDDNVVLDSEVMMDDCKGNIIKLPKGHIGIINGLEGYIVAEEGDVLLICKKSDSSSLIRKYVNEVGIRYGEDYT; this is encoded by the coding sequence ATGAATATTTCAAAAAGTAACTACTGTATTATACTTGCTGGTGGACGTGGAAAAAGGCTCTGGCCTTCAAGCAGGATGGAGCGTCCCAAACAGTTTTTGGACTTCTTCGGAACAGGTCGCACGCAGTTGCAGGACACCTTCTGTCGCATGACTTCCATCGTGCCAAAGGAGAATATATATGTATGCACGTGTAAGGAATACGAGCATTGGGTGCACGAACAACTGCCAGAGCTGCAGGACGGATGTCTGATGATAGAACCAATCAATCGTAATACGGCAGGTAGTGTGGCCTGGGCTATGCTGAATATCCAGAAGCGCGACGAGAACGCCAGCATCGTGATAGTGCCCAGTGATCAGTATATCACCGGCGAGGATGCCTTTAAGCGCAACGTCATCGATGGCCTGGATTTGGTAGGACAGAAAGATATGGTGCTGGTAATGGGTATCAAACCCACGCGTCCTGAACCTGGCTATGGCTATATCCAGATGGGTAGCAATGGTGAGTTTGACCATGTGTATCGCATCCAGTCGTTTGTAGAGAAGCCAGAACGCGAGTTTGCCCAGATTTTCATGGACAGTGGCGAGTTCCTATGGAACACAGGTCTTATCCTGAGTAATGCCAGACACCTGCGCCATTGTCTGCGCGAACTGTTTATGGAACTCTTCGCCCCAGGCATGTGCGAGAACCAAAACTACACAATCGATCAGGTTATCGGCTATATAGAGCGCAACTATGCCTCCCTGCCCAATGTGGCTATAGACCAAGGTCTGCTGCAACAAGGCAATCAGGTCTATGTGATGCAGGTTGACTTTGGCTGGGCCGATATGGGTACCTGGCATTCCATCTATGAGTTTATGAGTCACGGCACAGATGATAATGTGGTGCTCGACTCAGAAGTGATGATGGACGACTGCAAGGGCAACATCATCAAACTGCCCAAGGGTCATATCGGCATCATCAACGGATTGGAAGGCTATATCGTGGCCGAGGAAGGCGACGTACTCCTTATATGCAAAAAGAGCGACTCATCGTCGCTCATTCGCAAGTATGTCAACGAGGTTGGCATACGTTATGGGGAGGATTATACTTAA
- a CDS encoding HU family DNA-binding protein, translating into MNKTELVEKIAAGAGISKVDAKKALDATVAAIKDALKAGDKVALVGFGTFAVSERPAREGINPATKAKIKIAAKKVAKFKAGAELADALN; encoded by the coding sequence ATGAACAAGACAGAATTGGTAGAGAAGATTGCAGCAGGTGCTGGTATCTCTAAGGTAGACGCAAAGAAGGCTCTTGATGCCACAGTAGCAGCTATTAAGGACGCCCTGAAGGCTGGTGATAAGGTAGCTCTCGTTGGTTTCGGTACATTCGCTGTTAGCGAGCGCCCCGCACGTGAGGGTATCAACCCCGCAACAAAGGCTAAGATCAAGATCGCTGCCAAGAAGGTTGCTAAGTTCAAGGCTGGTGCTGAGCTTGCTGACGCTCTGAACTAA
- a CDS encoding glycoside hydrolase has protein sequence MKRCLLFLATTMVAAVAGWAQTSFSEPTTLYVMHSSGNHLEKGTDNGGWIEASTKSNPQKMTLIPDGTGYYSIQVDGQKAFLSQSRQWNTVFVADSSLAEAKFLIEPGMSQYVKLRCKSNNKYLGTDSNDGHQKVFSDKDGSDMKHLWYFGSKVNATPPVDTLTYMVNPQVVRQHFDGWGVSLCWWAGQCGKWSDEKITEIVKWLVSPTGLNYTHFRYNIGGGDDPENSHCDLHHMGRGKGLRAEMEGFKDFSGDEYHWDRDAAQRKIMLKIKELRPDAVFEAFSNSCPYYMTYSGCCSGNVDGGKDNLKPEYYEEFAHYLVDVCKHYKDEYGIEFKTLEPFNESVTNFWYANGPQEGCHFDYASQIKFIRVLEPILKASGLSTVISASDETNIGLSVEGFKQYKNAGVLSKVGQWNTHTYSGNNADRSRLAFLAHQSDMPLWMSETGSGGNGIGGNLSMAQRLLDDMRYIQPEAWIDWQYMEEANDQWCTIRGSFADQTYAKVKNYYVRQQCSRFIKHGYDIITSPCPKTLAAVNAARDTLVLVVLNEGTKAIHNIDLSLFPDLPALTSIKAYRTSASENLTSTKSGVTLNGSEMKVIMPAQSIMTFIIPTQCAVAEPDSLLRDGCEYLIIPRHETSRAVSATGSRVTIQDIDYGDAQRWMLSDLGNGTYGLQNALGLRLTAHRNLSSSTLTAAKSEADEQDFYIEVVDYPYYKILAKKGHSHAFDLNNESTAPGTVVSVWQYQDGNAAPIHRQWMLFPLNSSQKTDAIHELPMSQERMMQSAEKRIYDLSGRRMGNRGGLNKGLYIINGRKVVIP, from the coding sequence ATGAAGAGATGTCTTTTGTTTTTGGCAACAACCATGGTAGCGGCTGTTGCCGGTTGGGCTCAGACCAGTTTCAGCGAGCCAACGACGTTGTATGTGATGCATAGCAGTGGTAATCACTTGGAGAAAGGTACTGATAATGGCGGATGGATTGAGGCATCCACAAAATCCAATCCACAGAAGATGACGTTGATACCCGATGGAACAGGATATTATTCCATACAGGTGGACGGACAAAAAGCTTTCCTGTCGCAGTCGAGACAATGGAACACGGTTTTCGTTGCCGACTCTTCTCTGGCTGAGGCAAAATTCCTGATTGAACCAGGCATGAGCCAATACGTAAAACTGCGTTGCAAATCCAATAACAAATATCTGGGTACAGACAGTAACGACGGTCACCAGAAGGTGTTTTCCGACAAAGACGGGTCGGACATGAAGCACCTATGGTATTTTGGCAGCAAAGTCAATGCCACGCCCCCTGTTGATACCCTTACTTATATGGTTAATCCGCAGGTGGTGCGCCAGCATTTCGATGGCTGGGGCGTGTCGCTTTGCTGGTGGGCAGGCCAGTGTGGCAAGTGGTCGGACGAGAAAATCACGGAAATCGTGAAGTGGCTTGTCAGTCCCACCGGCCTTAATTACACCCATTTCCGCTATAACATTGGCGGTGGCGACGACCCCGAGAACAGTCATTGCGACCTGCACCATATGGGCAGAGGCAAGGGCCTGCGTGCTGAGATGGAAGGTTTCAAGGACTTCAGTGGCGATGAGTATCATTGGGACCGCGATGCTGCCCAGCGAAAGATTATGCTGAAAATCAAGGAGCTGCGCCCCGATGCCGTGTTTGAAGCCTTCAGCAACTCCTGTCCTTATTACATGACCTACAGCGGTTGCTGCAGCGGCAATGTGGATGGCGGAAAAGACAATCTGAAGCCAGAGTATTACGAGGAGTTTGCACATTATCTGGTGGATGTCTGCAAGCACTACAAGGACGAATACGGCATTGAGTTCAAGACCCTGGAGCCCTTTAATGAGTCGGTCACTAATTTCTGGTATGCCAACGGTCCGCAGGAAGGCTGTCATTTCGACTATGCCTCGCAGATAAAGTTCATCCGTGTATTAGAGCCTATCCTAAAAGCCTCAGGACTCAGCACGGTTATCTCGGCATCCGACGAGACCAATATAGGACTCTCCGTAGAGGGCTTCAAGCAATATAAGAATGCCGGTGTGCTGTCGAAGGTGGGCCAGTGGAACACCCACACCTATTCCGGCAATAATGCCGACCGTTCGCGCCTGGCATTCCTGGCCCATCAGTCTGATATGCCCCTTTGGATGAGCGAGACGGGTAGTGGTGGCAACGGCATTGGCGGCAATCTCAGCATGGCGCAGCGACTGCTTGACGATATGCGCTACATACAGCCTGAGGCGTGGATTGACTGGCAGTATATGGAAGAGGCCAATGACCAGTGGTGTACCATTCGCGGCAGTTTTGCCGACCAGACTTACGCCAAGGTGAAGAACTACTACGTGCGCCAGCAGTGCTCACGCTTCATTAAGCACGGCTACGACATCATTACATCGCCCTGTCCGAAGACGCTGGCTGCCGTTAATGCCGCCCGCGATACGTTGGTGCTCGTGGTGCTCAACGAAGGTACAAAAGCAATCCACAATATTGACCTGTCGCTCTTTCCCGACCTGCCTGCGCTTACAAGTATCAAGGCTTACCGCACTTCGGCCAGCGAGAATCTGACCAGCACGAAGAGTGGCGTTACCCTTAATGGCAGTGAAATGAAGGTCATCATGCCTGCCCAGTCTATCATGACATTTATTATACCTACCCAGTGTGCGGTCGCAGAACCAGACAGCCTGCTGCGCGACGGGTGTGAATATCTGATTATTCCTCGACATGAGACCTCGCGGGCCGTCTCGGCAACGGGCAGCAGGGTGACTATTCAGGACATAGACTACGGTGATGCCCAGCGCTGGATGCTCTCCGACCTTGGCAATGGTACCTATGGCTTGCAAAACGCACTCGGACTGCGGCTCACGGCTCATCGTAACCTGAGCAGCTCTACGCTTACCGCTGCGAAGAGCGAGGCCGACGAGCAAGATTTCTATATAGAAGTCGTTGACTATCCATATTATAAGATTCTGGCTAAGAAGGGGCATAGTCACGCCTTCGACCTCAATAATGAGTCAACAGCCCCGGGAACCGTAGTCTCTGTTTGGCAGTATCAGGACGGCAACGCCGCCCCCATTCATCGTCAGTGGATGCTGTTTCCGCTTAACAGTTCACAAAAGACTGATGCCATTCACGAACTGCCTATGTCGCAGGAAAGGATGATGCAGTCTGCTGAAAAACGAATCTATGACCTGTCAGGTCGCCGCATGGGCAACCGTGGCGGGCTGAATAAGGGACTTTATATTATAAACGGTCGTAAAGTGGTGATACCTTAG
- the secDF gene encoding protein translocase subunit SecDF, which produces MQNKGIVRFIAVALILVCCFYLSFSFVTRHFENKAEALRAELGDKAADEYLDSLSSEDHVWLGAWSLDECREMEIGLGLDLKGGMNVILEVSVPDIVDFLAGHKTDEGYRKAFEAAVKDEEKSQSDFISLFVERWKEFGGGRQLNTIFATQQMRDKVNTKSTDEQVIAALQAEVDAAIDNAETVVRTRVDKFGVAQPNIQKLSGQSRIMVEMPGAKKDKDRILKLLSGSADLQFHETYMREEAMPFIGQLHSAYLAEISDIKAEAKEDTAAVAEAEAVEANDTVNALDLAAKKDLAAAEAGNNNQAKSLLNYLVVNDPYHTESLCDVGYARVTDTAEVNKVIYSEIAKKVLPKEMRLYWDAKVSKIENPETGKKTKVLHLYAIKVNDPNGKAPLTGDVVTTAKDDYSNEIGNVGPVVSMQMNTEGTRIWANLTKMNVGRAIAIVLDEVVYSAPRVNGEIPGGSSQISGRFTQADTKDLANTLNSGKMPAPLRVASYQMVGPSLGAQSIQQGVISFIVAFVLLMVVMVLLYNWIPGMLANCALLFNLFFTLGILSSFQAALTMPGIAGIVLTLGTAVDANVLIYERTKEELRKGLNIKEALNLGYSNAFSAIFDSNLTSLLTGIILFVVGTGPIRGFATTLIIGICVSFFTAVFMTRLVYDRQMKNDKWQKLTFSTPLSKNLMQGTKFNFMGSFKVSYAVWAVAIVVFCISFFFRGVSKSIDFTGGRNYVVVLDKEVPVEDVRAAFDGVFAQNDEQSANPGSPASTTIIALGDASNRTVRISTNWDYDVNSPVVDDVIEDSIYSVLSKAELIKAETSKEDFRTPPANEEDTSKGTIVSSTKVGPSVAKTITRSAIISVILALIAIFLYILLRFRNVAFSIGSIVALSLDALVVIGFFSLLHTWVPMSLEIDQTFIGAILTVIGYSINDKVVVFDRIRENMQLYAKRDRKRLFNDSLNQTLARTINTSVTTLIVLLTIFFLGGDSIRSFAFAMILGVVFGTLSSIFIAAPTAYLTMSRKDRMEDLTTEPVEAAK; this is translated from the coding sequence ATGCAAAACAAAGGAATTGTAAGATTTATTGCAGTTGCACTCATTCTTGTGTGCTGCTTCTATCTTTCGTTCTCGTTTGTGACTCGCCACTTTGAAAACAAGGCTGAGGCACTGCGCGCTGAACTGGGAGATAAGGCAGCCGACGAGTATTTGGACTCGCTGTCATCTGAGGACCATGTATGGCTCGGAGCTTGGAGTCTTGACGAGTGCCGTGAGATGGAAATTGGCCTGGGTCTTGACCTGAAGGGCGGTATGAACGTTATTCTGGAAGTGTCAGTGCCTGACATCGTAGACTTCCTGGCTGGTCACAAGACCGACGAGGGCTACCGTAAGGCATTCGAGGCTGCCGTGAAGGACGAGGAGAAGAGTCAGTCAGACTTCATCAGCCTCTTCGTAGAGCGCTGGAAGGAGTTTGGTGGTGGTCGTCAGCTGAACACCATCTTCGCTACACAGCAGATGCGTGACAAGGTGAACACCAAGAGCACCGACGAGCAGGTTATCGCTGCCCTGCAGGCAGAGGTTGATGCTGCTATCGACAACGCCGAGACCGTGGTTCGTACCCGTGTAGATAAGTTCGGCGTGGCTCAGCCAAACATCCAGAAGCTGAGCGGCCAGAGCCGTATCATGGTTGAAATGCCAGGCGCCAAGAAAGATAAGGATCGTATCCTGAAGCTGTTGTCAGGAAGTGCTGACCTGCAGTTCCATGAGACCTACATGCGCGAAGAGGCTATGCCTTTCATCGGTCAGTTGCACTCTGCTTACTTGGCTGAGATTAGCGACATCAAGGCTGAGGCTAAGGAGGATACCGCCGCTGTTGCTGAGGCAGAGGCTGTAGAGGCAAACGATACCGTTAATGCCCTCGACCTGGCTGCTAAGAAAGACCTCGCTGCTGCTGAGGCTGGCAACAACAATCAGGCAAAGAGCCTGCTGAACTACCTCGTAGTGAATGACCCCTATCACACAGAGAGCCTCTGCGACGTAGGTTATGCCCGCGTTACAGATACTGCTGAGGTCAATAAGGTTATCTATTCAGAGATTGCCAAGAAGGTGCTCCCCAAGGAGATGCGCCTCTACTGGGATGCTAAGGTCAGCAAGATCGAGAATCCCGAGACTGGCAAGAAGACCAAGGTGCTGCACCTCTATGCTATCAAGGTGAACGATCCTAACGGAAAGGCTCCTCTGACAGGTGACGTGGTGACAACCGCTAAGGACGACTACAGCAACGAGATTGGTAATGTAGGTCCTGTGGTTTCTATGCAGATGAATACTGAGGGTACCCGCATCTGGGCTAACCTGACTAAGATGAACGTAGGTCGCGCTATCGCTATCGTCCTCGACGAGGTGGTTTACAGTGCTCCTCGCGTAAACGGTGAGATTCCTGGTGGTAGCTCACAGATCTCTGGTCGCTTCACTCAGGCCGACACCAAGGACTTGGCTAACACTCTGAACTCAGGTAAGATGCCTGCTCCTCTGCGTGTTGCTTCTTACCAGATGGTAGGTCCTTCACTCGGTGCTCAGTCAATCCAGCAGGGTGTTATTTCATTCATCGTAGCCTTTGTGCTGCTGATGGTTGTGATGGTGCTGCTCTACAACTGGATTCCTGGTATGCTGGCCAACTGTGCCCTGCTGTTCAACCTGTTCTTCACGCTGGGTATTCTGAGCTCGTTCCAAGCAGCGCTGACCATGCCTGGTATTGCAGGTATCGTGTTGACACTGGGTACGGCTGTGGATGCTAACGTGCTGATCTACGAACGTACGAAGGAAGAGTTGCGCAAGGGCTTGAACATCAAGGAGGCCCTGAACCTGGGTTACTCTAACGCTTTCTCAGCTATCTTCGACTCTAACTTGACATCACTGCTCACAGGTATCATCCTGTTCGTAGTTGGTACAGGTCCTATCCGTGGTTTCGCAACGACGCTGATCATCGGTATCTGCGTATCGTTCTTCACCGCTGTATTCATGACCCGTCTGGTTTACGATCGTCAGATGAAGAACGACAAGTGGCAGAAGCTCACCTTCTCTACACCTCTGTCTAAGAACCTGATGCAGGGAACAAAATTCAACTTCATGGGCTCATTCAAGGTGTCTTACGCTGTATGGGCAGTCGCTATTGTTGTATTCTGCATTAGCTTCTTCTTCCGTGGCGTCAGCAAGAGCATTGACTTCACCGGTGGTCGTAACTATGTTGTAGTACTCGATAAGGAAGTACCCGTTGAGGATGTACGTGCTGCATTCGATGGCGTATTCGCTCAGAACGACGAGCAGAGCGCTAACCCCGGTTCTCCTGCCAGCACCACTATCATCGCCCTGGGTGATGCCTCTAACCGCACCGTTCGTATCTCTACCAACTGGGACTACGACGTAAACAGCCCTGTGGTTGACGACGTGATTGAGGACAGCATCTACAGCGTACTGAGCAAGGCTGAGCTGATCAAGGCTGAGACCAGCAAGGAAGACTTCCGCACACCTCCTGCCAACGAAGAGGATACCTCTAAGGGTACCATCGTTAGCTCAACAAAGGTAGGTCCTTCTGTGGCAAAGACCATCACTCGTAGCGCTATCATCAGCGTTATCCTGGCTCTGATTGCCATCTTCCTCTACATCCTGCTCCGCTTCCGCAACGTAGCCTTCTCTATCGGTTCTATCGTTGCTCTGAGTCTTGATGCACTGGTTGTTATCGGCTTCTTCTCACTGCTCCACACATGGGTGCCCATGTCGCTCGAAATAGACCAGACCTTTATCGGTGCTATCCTGACCGTTATCGGTTACTCTATCAACGATAAGGTGGTGGTATTCGACCGTATCCGTGAGAACATGCAGCTCTATGCTAAGCGCGACCGCAAGCGTCTGTTCAATGATTCACTGAACCAGACCCTGGCTCGTACCATCAACACCTCAGTGACCACGTTAATCGTGCTGCTCACTATCTTCTTCCTGGGTGGCGACAGCATCCGCTCATTCGCCTTCGCCATGATTCTTGGTGTTGTATTCGGCACGCTGTCTTCTATCTTCATCGCTGCTCCTACAGCTTATCTCACCATGAGCCGTAAGGACCGCATGGAGGACTTGACAACAGAGCCTGTTGAGGCTGCAAAATAA
- a CDS encoding rhomboid family intramembrane serine protease produces the protein MFRNIPIVTRNLLIINVLVYLLASVVELGGKSLTDWGALHFFMASDFHVYQFITYQFLHGGFTHLFFNMFALWMFGCVIENVWGPKKFIFYYIFCGVGAGLCQEMVQYISFAADGLTSLDPAQVLNVNGQRLMTVDQIMNLSSTIGASGAVYGILLAFGMTFPNERIFIFPLPIPIKAKWFVAIYAIIEFVSAMSSVGDGVAHMAHIGGMLFGFLLILYWRKRPNSHFNFDATRQFFDRWSRNTSGTSRTGNTGWNTTTTHPRTGDDLEYNARKKARQEEIDKILDKIRVSGYDSLSKEEKRRLFEASHEK, from the coding sequence ATGTTTCGTAATATACCGATAGTAACAAGGAATCTGCTCATTATAAACGTGCTGGTTTATCTGTTGGCATCAGTGGTTGAGTTAGGCGGAAAGAGTCTGACGGACTGGGGTGCGCTTCATTTCTTCATGGCCAGCGATTTCCACGTGTATCAGTTTATCACCTATCAGTTCCTGCACGGTGGTTTCACGCACTTGTTCTTCAATATGTTTGCCTTGTGGATGTTTGGCTGCGTGATTGAGAATGTGTGGGGTCCTAAGAAATTCATTTTTTATTACATCTTCTGTGGCGTAGGCGCAGGCCTGTGTCAGGAGATGGTGCAGTATATCTCGTTTGCTGCCGATGGTCTGACGAGTCTGGATCCAGCGCAGGTGCTGAATGTAAACGGACAGCGCCTGATGACTGTTGACCAGATTATGAACCTCTCAAGTACCATAGGTGCCTCGGGTGCCGTCTATGGTATCCTGTTGGCTTTTGGCATGACTTTCCCCAATGAGCGCATCTTTATCTTCCCCCTGCCTATTCCCATTAAGGCAAAGTGGTTTGTAGCTATTTATGCTATCATCGAGTTCGTCTCGGCTATGAGCAGCGTTGGTGATGGTGTGGCTCATATGGCCCATATCGGAGGTATGCTGTTTGGCTTCCTGCTGATACTCTATTGGCGTAAACGTCCTAACAGCCATTTCAATTTTGATGCTACCCGTCAGTTCTTCGACAGGTGGTCAAGAAATACGAGTGGAACCAGTCGTACGGGTAATACTGGATGGAATACTACCACCACGCACCCTCGTACTGGGGATGATTTGGAGTATAACGCTCGCAAGAAGGCCCGTCAGGAGGAGATAGACAAAATCCTGGATAAGATACGCGTCAGTGGCTACGACAGTCTGTCGAAAGAAGAGAAGAGACGTCTCTTCGAGGCCAGTCATGAGAAATGA